The Rhodoferax ferrireducens T118 DNA segment AACGCATCCTGGCGGTGTTTGAGCCGCGCAGCAACACCATGAAGCTCGGCACCATGAAAGCCCAATTGCCGTGGAGTCTGGCCGATGCCGATCTGGCTTTTTGCCACGGGGGTGGACTGGGCTGGGATGCGCGCGAGGCCTTGGCCAGCATGGGCGCCAAAGCCCAGGTGGCCGACACCATCGATGACTTGGTGGCGCAGGTGGTGGCGCAAGCGAGAGCGGGCGACCACATCCTGTGCATGAGCAACGGCGGCTTTGGCGGCGTTCACCTGAAGCTGTTACAGGCGCTAGAAAATAGATAGCAACTTACCAAACAGGGACAGGGGCTAAAACCCTAAAAGGCTCATAGTGCCACCCCCTATCAGCGCCGGGTCCGGCCCCTGTTCAGGGTTCATAAGCCGCCAGACGACGGCGCTCGTCCGAGCTGAACCGGGACTGGCGCAACTGCGCTAACGCCGACTCGCGCTGTGCCGGTGGTGCGTCGGCCTGTGCCTCGAGCAACTTGCTGCGCTCGCTCAGGTAAGTGGCGATGCGGCTCTTCCAGGCGATTTCTTCGCGGTCCACCTCGGCCAGGCGGGCAGCGGCTTCAGGGTTGAGCTCCCTGGACCGCAGGCGATAGACATCGTCGTCGCTGGCGCCCTGGGCACGCAGGTCCTGCGCCATTTGCTCGATTCTGAGCACCCGGCGGGGTGCCTCGCGTTCTTCACGCAGCACCGCCGACTGGGTGGCATCGAGTGTTGCGAGTTGCTCCTTCTTCTGCGCTGCGGTGAGCGCCGGGTTCTGGCTGATCTCCAGCCGCGCCACGGCATCCATGTCGTAGTCATCCTCAAAGCCGAACATGCCCTGGGTTTCTTCGGCGCTGAAGAACTGGGACCGCAAGTCCTGCATGGCCAGCAGGCGCCGACGG contains these protein-coding regions:
- a CDS encoding lipase secretion chaperone, giving the protein MKLRVRHLAWGLFGLVLVLAGWRWWPHAASPETSSFSAAPVVVGAAFVHSMQDTVPDGDLRALPAAAQAQSGPLPYAELKRLFDYYLSAVGEQRIDAIRLEISSELQRRLPAHQLPGVRRLLALYLQFKLALVGLDKNPELAGAGVQAVRRRLLAMQDLRSQFFSAEETQGMFGFEDDYDMDAVARLEISQNPALTAAQKKEQLATLDATQSAVLREEREAPRRVLRIEQMAQDLRAQGASDDDVYRLRSRELNPEAAARLAEVDREEIAWKSRIATYLSERSKLLEAQADAPPAQRESALAQLRQSRFSSDERRRLAAYEP